One genomic window of Legionella jordanis includes the following:
- a CDS encoding ABC transporter ATP-binding protein has protein sequence MRSKAPISTVPILSFLWKNIKPYRWWYVLMFQAPIITAFYVFANNYSLKLLIDGFSADLSHGYSHLALPITLFIVAQIALDVTWRLSNIAEWKAEPHVRRRILLEAYDYIQYHSYQFFQNTAGGTVISKLKGILDGYDVIFANLHHLIGRNFCVVIVSVFVLLLVNTTVFYFMLAWCILFIAVMYPMGLRLNQLSNEAAESKHQIIGRFSDNITNIFSLFYFATRQRELHRADEMMKSDYVPRQVRMYKYDFKFNLIGSVLYWIMLLSVFLFMIHLRKLGDISTGDFIFVMLTTLTVSFDLWAFTTGMCEFLKEMGDFKSSFSILEIEHDIKDNPRANNFTISEGKIEFRNICFAYADNQPVFSNLNLCIKAGEKIGIIGHSGAGKSTLVSLLLKNFKPGSGNILIDGCDLDLINSDSLRSQIALIPQDIMLFHRSIAENIAYAKADASIEEIKSAAQKANIDDYIDSLAEGYNTEVGERGIKLSGGQRQRIAIARAILKNAPIVILDEATSSLDSLTEQRIQQSINLMLEQNKATVIAIAHRLSTIRHMDRIIVMDEGKVIEEGTFNSLIANKHGYFKKLWDSQVNGMVQ, from the coding sequence CCTTTTTGTGGAAAAACATAAAACCATACCGATGGTGGTATGTATTGATGTTTCAAGCGCCCATTATTACTGCTTTTTATGTCTTTGCTAATAATTATTCCCTAAAACTGCTTATTGACGGCTTTTCCGCAGATTTAAGCCACGGCTACAGCCATTTGGCACTTCCAATCACCTTATTTATCGTTGCTCAAATTGCCCTTGATGTAACCTGGCGCTTGAGTAATATCGCTGAATGGAAAGCCGAACCTCATGTACGCCGCCGCATTTTGCTTGAGGCCTACGACTACATTCAGTATCACTCTTATCAATTTTTCCAAAATACCGCAGGTGGGACAGTCATTAGCAAACTAAAAGGAATTTTAGATGGCTATGATGTGATTTTTGCCAATCTTCATCATTTAATCGGTAGGAATTTTTGCGTGGTCATTGTTTCCGTATTCGTATTGTTACTCGTCAATACCACCGTTTTTTATTTTATGCTTGCCTGGTGCATTCTGTTTATTGCAGTCATGTACCCTATGGGTCTACGATTGAATCAGCTCTCCAACGAAGCTGCTGAAAGCAAACATCAGATTATTGGTCGTTTTTCTGATAACATCACCAATATTTTTTCATTGTTTTACTTTGCCACGCGACAACGAGAACTTCATCGCGCGGATGAAATGATGAAAAGCGATTATGTCCCTCGACAAGTTCGTATGTACAAATACGATTTTAAATTCAATCTAATTGGCAGCGTCTTATATTGGATAATGTTGCTTTCTGTTTTCCTGTTTATGATTCATCTGCGAAAGCTTGGTGATATCTCTACCGGTGACTTTATCTTTGTTATGTTAACCACCTTGACTGTGTCTTTTGATCTTTGGGCATTTACAACTGGCATGTGTGAATTCCTAAAAGAGATGGGGGATTTTAAATCCTCCTTTTCCATTCTTGAAATTGAGCATGACATTAAGGATAACCCCAGGGCGAACAATTTCACCATAAGCGAAGGCAAAATCGAGTTTAGAAACATATGCTTTGCTTATGCTGATAATCAACCCGTATTTTCAAATTTAAATTTATGCATTAAAGCTGGAGAAAAAATAGGCATTATCGGTCACTCGGGGGCTGGAAAATCAACATTAGTTTCCTTGCTATTAAAAAATTTTAAACCTGGTTCAGGTAATATTTTAATTGACGGTTGCGATTTAGATTTAATCAATTCGGATTCACTGAGAAGTCAAATTGCGCTTATTCCCCAGGATATTATGCTTTTTCATCGCTCCATTGCCGAAAACATTGCTTATGCAAAGGCGGATGCAAGTATTGAAGAAATTAAATCAGCCGCTCAGAAGGCTAATATCGATGATTACATTGACTCATTAGCAGAAGGATATAATACCGAAGTGGGCGAACGCGGAATCAAATTATCAGGAGGGCAAAGGCAACGAATAGCCATTGCCAGAGCCATCCTGAAAAATGCACCCATCGTGATTTTAGATGAGGCCACTTCAAGTTTGGACAGCTTAACAGAACAGCGTATTCAGCAATCCATTAATTTAATGCTTGAGCAAAACAAAGCCACAGTTATTGCGATTGCCCACCGACTCTCCACGATACGGCATATGGATAGGATTATCGTTATGGATGAGGGTAAAGTTATTGAAGAAGGAACTTTCAACTCCCTTATTGCCAATAAGCATGGCTATTTTAAAAAACTATGGGACAGCCAGGTGAACGGGATGGTGCAATAA
- a CDS encoding TVP38/TMEM64 family protein, with translation MLYPLKRWGLISILLIFLALFFYFHLYRYLSYESLQAHRNGLTAWVRENFLIAFFGFMAIYIICVAISIPGSIFFRLTAGYLFGNVLGTVAVILSATTGAFILFLAIDLAFRGWLAEKTNKWLVKMTKGFQQNAFSYLLFLRLMPAFPFWVTNIVPALLGVPRATFFTATLIGIIPTSVIYVLIGSNLGYYLEAQKKPDFGIILKPGIFLPLFALALLSLLPVLFKRCSAKKDMK, from the coding sequence ATGCTTTATCCACTTAAACGTTGGGGTTTAATTTCTATTTTGTTGATTTTTTTAGCCCTGTTTTTTTATTTCCATTTGTATCGTTATTTATCCTATGAATCCTTGCAAGCGCATCGAAACGGGTTAACAGCATGGGTAAGAGAGAACTTTCTTATCGCCTTTTTTGGTTTTATGGCAATTTATATAATCTGTGTAGCCATTTCCATTCCGGGTTCCATTTTCTTTAGGCTCACAGCAGGTTATCTTTTTGGGAATGTTTTAGGAACGGTTGCGGTCATCCTAAGTGCGACAACTGGTGCATTTATTCTTTTTCTTGCCATAGACTTGGCATTTCGTGGTTGGCTTGCTGAGAAAACAAATAAATGGCTTGTAAAAATGACCAAAGGGTTTCAACAAAATGCTTTTTCCTACCTTTTATTTCTAAGGTTAATGCCAGCATTTCCTTTTTGGGTAACTAACATCGTCCCTGCATTGCTGGGCGTCCCTCGTGCAACTTTTTTTACAGCCACTTTAATAGGTATTATTCCCACATCGGTAATTTATGTGCTGATTGGCAGCAATCTTGGATATTATTTAGAAGCTCAAAAAAAACCGGATTTTGGCATAATCCTTAAGCCAGGAATCTTTTTGCCTTTATTTGCACTGGCATTACTATCATTATTGCCTGTGCTGTTTAAGCGGTGTAGCGCTAAAAAAGACATGAAATGA
- a CDS encoding CvpA family protein, which translates to MQLHWVDLLIVAVVGLSVLTGLIRGFVKELIALAVWILAIWLAFSYSQSLDPWLQKYIQDKTARTVTGFIVILVAVLITGGIINATLSFILRRSGLSGTDRLLGMGFGFVRGVFIVALVMAAVKMTSVPYKTYSDNSLLYAKFDPVVDWLYAQMPEFIKQAKIFDKEKLQTQKTALQSATGQTESALVNTSQQKPQPNKDSFLISPDDFELSDA; encoded by the coding sequence ATGCAGTTGCACTGGGTTGACTTGCTGATAGTTGCTGTTGTCGGTTTATCTGTCTTAACTGGCCTCATTCGAGGCTTTGTTAAAGAGTTAATTGCTCTTGCTGTGTGGATTTTGGCCATTTGGCTTGCTTTTAGTTATTCACAAAGCCTGGATCCCTGGCTTCAAAAGTACATACAAGATAAAACGGCTCGAACGGTTACGGGCTTTATTGTTATTCTGGTGGCTGTATTAATTACCGGCGGGATAATTAATGCAACGCTCAGTTTTATTTTAAGACGCTCAGGCCTTAGCGGCACTGACCGTCTTTTAGGTATGGGTTTTGGTTTTGTCCGCGGTGTCTTTATTGTTGCCTTGGTGATGGCGGCGGTAAAAATGACCTCGGTTCCTTATAAAACTTATTCCGACAACTCGCTGCTGTACGCGAAATTTGATCCCGTGGTTGACTGGCTTTATGCACAAATGCCGGAGTTCATCAAGCAGGCCAAGATATTTGACAAGGAAAAACTGCAAACGCAGAAGACGGCTTTGCAATCTGCCACAGGGCAGACTGAGTCGGCTTTAGTGAATACCAGCCAGCAAAAACCCCAGCCCAACAAAGACAGCTTTTTGATCAGTCCTGATGATTTTGAATTATCTGATGCCTAG
- a CDS encoding SPOR domain-containing protein: MMKLMMDERVKHRLIGLAVILSIAAIFTPAIIKKSNQRIDDNVSVSVKLPPKPQAPEVAMPSEKSMFETVKVAHVEIPEVSNEALDTTLAKAESLSQLNHIKEAVEPMVAKAKVEPVNISKQKPAVVASATQTLSRKVPVVAMKEKPMAKPAKPVTVAKQNKPAAPGALAKSSSLNKTTIKGQYAVQLATFSKQQNADALVARLRAKGYKAGYRKVVTAQGMVYKVIVGDGHPKEQARVLQQQLASVMQIRGFVVTTGVS, translated from the coding sequence ATGATGAAATTGATGATGGATGAACGGGTTAAACATCGGCTCATAGGGCTAGCTGTGATTCTATCTATAGCGGCTATTTTTACCCCAGCCATTATAAAAAAATCCAATCAACGCATCGATGACAATGTCAGCGTTTCCGTGAAGTTACCGCCGAAACCACAGGCCCCTGAAGTAGCAATGCCCAGTGAAAAATCAATGTTTGAAACCGTCAAAGTAGCCCATGTGGAAATTCCTGAGGTTTCAAATGAAGCACTGGATACTACTTTGGCCAAGGCTGAATCATTGAGCCAATTAAACCACATTAAGGAAGCCGTTGAACCTATGGTTGCAAAGGCTAAAGTGGAACCCGTTAATATCAGTAAACAAAAACCTGCAGTGGTTGCCTCGGCAACGCAAACATTGAGCCGGAAGGTTCCTGTAGTCGCTATGAAAGAAAAGCCCATGGCTAAACCTGCAAAGCCAGTCACAGTTGCCAAACAAAACAAACCTGCAGCACCAGGGGCATTGGCTAAATCATCCTCCTTAAACAAAACCACCATAAAAGGTCAATATGCAGTCCAATTGGCGACCTTTTCAAAACAGCAAAATGCGGACGCTTTGGTTGCCAGACTAAGAGCCAAAGGTTATAAGGCGGGGTATCGTAAAGTGGTTACAGCCCAGGGCATGGTATACAAAGTCATCGTAGGTGATGGCCACCCGAAGGAGCAAGCAAGAGTATTGCAGCAACAATTAGCCAGTGTGATGCAAATTAGAGGCTTTGTTGTCACGACAGGAGTCAGCTAG
- the folC gene encoding bifunctional tetrahydrofolate synthase/dihydrofolate synthase encodes MKHYRHFTVAEWLYQLENLHQQEIQLGLTRINQVAASLNLLKPQATVISVAGTNGKGSTVAALESLYFAAGYHVASYTSPHLLSFNERIKINKQAISDADLAEALCSIEDGRDGVPLTYFEMVTLAALWHFKKNPVDVMILEVGLGGRLDATNIIDADLAIITTIDLDHQLFLGSDKESIGFEKAGILRPNTTFIYADERPPNSVTSHADSLNCSTYIRNIHYHYLIENQKFSLFLRNECCLSIDEPKLHPNSIAAALMACICLNQQLPIQLAETARQLSHLSLPGRQQWFSGEKPLLLDVSHNPQAARNLAEYVKKLHWPQKIHILFSALKDKDIAGLIEPFLDIADHWYPCLLSGSRAASLEQFDAAFGIYGIVPTCYENPVIAYQSACNEALTGDLIVVYGSFLTVEQVLSAVSNPTNVGEI; translated from the coding sequence ATGAAGCACTATAGACATTTTACTGTCGCTGAATGGTTGTATCAGCTTGAAAATCTTCATCAGCAAGAAATTCAACTTGGCCTGACTCGGATTAACCAGGTTGCTGCCTCTCTGAATTTATTAAAACCGCAAGCAACCGTGATTTCCGTGGCAGGCACAAACGGAAAAGGTTCCACGGTTGCTGCCTTGGAATCATTGTATTTTGCGGCGGGTTATCACGTTGCCAGCTATACCTCTCCCCATCTATTGAGTTTTAACGAACGCATTAAAATAAATAAGCAAGCCATCAGCGACGCTGATCTCGCAGAGGCCCTTTGCAGCATTGAGGATGGGAGAGATGGAGTTCCGCTCACGTATTTTGAAATGGTTACATTAGCGGCCCTGTGGCATTTTAAGAAAAATCCCGTCGATGTAATGATTCTCGAGGTGGGTCTCGGGGGACGTTTGGATGCTACTAACATCATTGATGCGGATTTGGCAATTATTACTACTATCGACTTGGATCATCAATTGTTTTTAGGAAGCGACAAGGAAAGCATTGGTTTTGAAAAAGCCGGCATATTAAGGCCAAACACAACATTTATCTATGCGGACGAAAGACCGCCTAACAGTGTTACAAGCCATGCGGACTCACTAAATTGCTCAACCTACATAAGAAATATTCATTATCATTACCTAATTGAAAATCAAAAATTTAGTCTTTTTCTGCGGAATGAGTGTTGCCTGTCTATAGACGAGCCAAAACTGCACCCAAACTCAATTGCTGCAGCTCTTATGGCTTGCATTTGTCTTAATCAACAATTACCTATTCAATTGGCTGAAACGGCAAGGCAACTGTCTCATTTGAGTTTGCCTGGAAGGCAGCAATGGTTTTCCGGGGAAAAGCCGCTTCTTTTGGATGTTTCACATAACCCCCAGGCTGCAAGAAATTTAGCGGAGTATGTAAAAAAACTGCATTGGCCTCAAAAAATTCATATCCTGTTTTCGGCCTTAAAAGATAAAGACATTGCTGGATTGATTGAGCCTTTTCTGGATATTGCTGACCACTGGTACCCTTGCCTGTTATCAGGGAGCCGTGCCGCATCCTTGGAACAATTTGACGCAGCCTTTGGTATTTATGGTATAGTTCCAACCTGTTATGAAAATCCTGTGATAGCCTATCAGTCCGCTTGCAATGAGGCGCTAACAGGTGATTTAATCGTAGTTTATGGTTCATTTCTAACAGTAGAGCAGGTGTTGTCTGCTGTGTCCAATCCTACCAACGTCGGGGAGATATGA